One Monomorium pharaonis isolate MP-MQ-018 chromosome 4, ASM1337386v2, whole genome shotgun sequence DNA segment encodes these proteins:
- the LOC105837633 gene encoding bestrophin-4 isoform X1 has protein sequence MTVSYQYEVASSTSGGFTRLLFMWRGSLYKLIYRELLLFLLLFGILSALYRHVFTAAQKREFEQVVIYCDSLIKLIPLSFVLGFYVSYVAQRWWKQYTAIPWPDKVMHLVALYITGNDDYSRMLRRALMRYLNLSLILVLRSISSAVKRRFPTLDHVVDSGFMTALELQLYQSVPSVEFNTYWIPCTWFINLLKEARKNRRISDAQGLKLIMEEFNEFRTKCGLLWSYDWVSIPLVYTQVVTLATYSFFAVAIIGRQYIEGVERQFQLKIDKYVPIFTILQFFFFMGLLKVAEQLINPFGDDDEDFELNWLIDRHTKVSYLGVDTLMNRCPPLVKDIYYDSENVSLPYTEAAAAYKKKTYRGSVANMTVPEEKQMMFLPGILEEEEEPTIMTPRTSTLSLANPNESPVYDRRNPALANIHKISGSPSTSAKMARNCSETVVHLDDQAQPPAATEQRRVIAEAVRKFSSLTKSSANRAGKPFYPVLTKPSRSVLSPWPSATSISYPVQIPTSAFIDTGGGVWMKDSFRSLYRRPSLEDSEGRPSISSQGEANQEGVMNSAFTKERMDDISDICGCDDTGEDDDGSGPSHWSQCRQVSCKSSTPETIDMSVIGGEPSHSSNERSPKKYLMIKRHRSASDSKKKKGIHWQTKLSGKSLKFRRRTTDSIPTVSEILSQTWSSPNLKELEEQAKSAQSAKVNLPCKQEEDSKL, from the exons ATGACGGTCTCTTATCAGTACGAGGTCGCCAGTTCCACCAGCGGTGGATTCACCAGGCTCCTGTTTATGTGGCGCGGTTCCCTCTACAAGCTCATCTACAGGGAACTGCTGCTCTTTCTGCTACTTTTCGGCATCTTGTCTGCGCTCTATCGCCACGTCTTCACTGCCGCGCAAAAAAG GGAATTCGAGCAAGTTGTCATCTACTGCGATAGCTTGATCAAACTAATCCCACTGAGTTTCGTGCTTGGATTTTATGTTTCCTACGTGGCGCAGAGATGGTGGAAGCAATACACAGCGATACCGTGGCCCGACAA AGTGATGCATCTCGTGGCGCTCTACATCACCGGAAACGACGATTACAGTCGAATGTTGCGCAGAGCTCTGATGCGTTATCTGAATCTCTCGTTGATACTCGTTTTACGTTCCATAAGCTCGGCGGTGAAGAGACGATTTCCTACTCTCGATCACGTCGTTGATTCCG GCTTCATGACCGCGCTGGAGCTCCAATTGTACCAATCGGTGCCGAGTGTCGAGTTTAATACCTATTGGATACCGTGTACATGGTTCATTAATCTTCTCAAGGAGGCACGCAAGAATCGCCGGATATCCGATGCGCAAGGTTTAAAGCTGATAATGGAG gaatttaatgaatttcgAACGAAGTGCGGCCTTTTGTGGAGCTACGATTGGGTGTCAATTCCTTTGGTGTACACTCAAGTGGTGACACTCGccacttacagtttcttcgcGGTTGCCATAATCGGCCGACAATACATCGAGGGTGTCGAGAGACAATTCCAATTGAAGATAGACAAATACGTGCCAATTTTCACAATTCTGCAGTTTTTCTTCTTCATGGGATTGCTAAAGGTAGCCGAACAGCTGATAAATCCATTCGGCGACGATGATGAGGATTTCGAGCTAAACTGGCTGATCGATCGTCACACCAAG GTATCGTACCTCGGAGTGGATACGCTGATGAACCGCTGTCCGCCACTTGTAAAGGATATCTACTATGATTCTGAAAACGTGAGTCTACCATATACAGAAGCTGCCGCGGCGTACAAGAAGAAGACCTATCGCGGTAGCGTAGCAAACATGAC GGTACCTGAGGAGAAACAGATGATGTTTTTGCCTGGAATTttggaagaagaggaggaaccCACGATTATGACGCCTCGCACTTCCACCCTTAGTTTAGCGAATCCGAACGAAAGTCCAGTGTACGATAGGCG GAATCCAGCACTTGCAAATATACACAAG ATCAGCGGGTCCCCTTCAACATCTGCGAAGATGGCTCGCAATTGTTCCGAAACGGTTGTGCATCTGGATGATCAAGCGCAACCGCCGGCTGCCACGGAGCAGCGACGGGTAATAGCCGAAGCCGTCAGGAAGTTCTCTTCTTTAACGAAGAGTTCAGCGAATCGCGCCGGGAAACCTTTTTACCCGGTTTTAACAAAACCATCCAGATCGGTGCTGAGTCCCTGGCCGAGTGCGACGAGTATCTCGTACCCCGTTCAGATTCCCACATCGGCTTTTATCGATACTGGAGGAGGCGTCTGGATGAAGGATTCGTTCAGGAGCTTATATCGTCGGCCCTCCCTAGAGGATTCCGAGGGACGACCTAGCATCTCATCGCAAGGTGAGGCAAACCAGGAAGGTGTCATGAACTCGGCGTTCACTAAGGAGAGGATGGACGATATATCGGATATCTGCGGCTGTGATGACACGGGAGAAGATGATGATGGCTCTGGCCCTTCACATTGGTCTCAATGTAGACAAGTTTCTTGTAAATCATCGACTCCAGAGACGATTGATATGTCTGTGATCGGAGGTGAGCCAAGTCATTCGAGCAACGAGAGATCTCCGAAGAAGTATCTAATGATCAAAAGACACCGATCAGCCAGCGATTCCAAGAAGAAGAAGGGTATTCACTGGCAGACAAAGTTATCCGGCAAATCATTGAAATTCCGCAGAAGAACCACCGACAGCATACCTACGGTGAGCGAGATCCTGAGTCAAACCTGGAGCTCGCCGAATCTGAAGGAGTTGGAGGAGCAGGCGAAGTCCGCGCAAAGTGCTAAAGTTAATCTTCCTTGCAAGCAAGAAGAAGATtctaagttataa
- the LOC105837633 gene encoding bestrophin-4 isoform X2 — protein sequence MTVSYQYEVASSTSGGFTRLLFMWRGSLYKLIYRELLLFLLLFGILSALYRHVFTAAQKREFEQVVIYCDSLIKLIPLSFVLGFYVSYVAQRWWKQYTAIPWPDKVMHLVALYITGNDDYSRMLRRALMRYLNLSLILVLRSISSAVKRRFPTLDHVVDSGFMTALELQLYQSVPSVEFNTYWIPCTWFINLLKEARKNRRISDAQGLKLIMEEFNEFRTKCGLLWSYDWVSIPLVYTQVVTLATYSFFAVAIIGRQYIEGVERQFQLKIDKYVPIFTILQFFFFMGLLKVAEQLINPFGDDDEDFELNWLIDRHTKVSYLGVDTLMNRCPPLVKDIYYDSENVSLPYTEAAAAYKKKTYRGSVANMTVPEEKQMMFLPGILEEEEEPTIMTPRTSTLSLANPNESPVYDRRQISGSPSTSAKMARNCSETVVHLDDQAQPPAATEQRRVIAEAVRKFSSLTKSSANRAGKPFYPVLTKPSRSVLSPWPSATSISYPVQIPTSAFIDTGGGVWMKDSFRSLYRRPSLEDSEGRPSISSQGEANQEGVMNSAFTKERMDDISDICGCDDTGEDDDGSGPSHWSQCRQVSCKSSTPETIDMSVIGGEPSHSSNERSPKKYLMIKRHRSASDSKKKKGIHWQTKLSGKSLKFRRRTTDSIPTVSEILSQTWSSPNLKELEEQAKSAQSAKVNLPCKQEEDSKL from the exons ATGACGGTCTCTTATCAGTACGAGGTCGCCAGTTCCACCAGCGGTGGATTCACCAGGCTCCTGTTTATGTGGCGCGGTTCCCTCTACAAGCTCATCTACAGGGAACTGCTGCTCTTTCTGCTACTTTTCGGCATCTTGTCTGCGCTCTATCGCCACGTCTTCACTGCCGCGCAAAAAAG GGAATTCGAGCAAGTTGTCATCTACTGCGATAGCTTGATCAAACTAATCCCACTGAGTTTCGTGCTTGGATTTTATGTTTCCTACGTGGCGCAGAGATGGTGGAAGCAATACACAGCGATACCGTGGCCCGACAA AGTGATGCATCTCGTGGCGCTCTACATCACCGGAAACGACGATTACAGTCGAATGTTGCGCAGAGCTCTGATGCGTTATCTGAATCTCTCGTTGATACTCGTTTTACGTTCCATAAGCTCGGCGGTGAAGAGACGATTTCCTACTCTCGATCACGTCGTTGATTCCG GCTTCATGACCGCGCTGGAGCTCCAATTGTACCAATCGGTGCCGAGTGTCGAGTTTAATACCTATTGGATACCGTGTACATGGTTCATTAATCTTCTCAAGGAGGCACGCAAGAATCGCCGGATATCCGATGCGCAAGGTTTAAAGCTGATAATGGAG gaatttaatgaatttcgAACGAAGTGCGGCCTTTTGTGGAGCTACGATTGGGTGTCAATTCCTTTGGTGTACACTCAAGTGGTGACACTCGccacttacagtttcttcgcGGTTGCCATAATCGGCCGACAATACATCGAGGGTGTCGAGAGACAATTCCAATTGAAGATAGACAAATACGTGCCAATTTTCACAATTCTGCAGTTTTTCTTCTTCATGGGATTGCTAAAGGTAGCCGAACAGCTGATAAATCCATTCGGCGACGATGATGAGGATTTCGAGCTAAACTGGCTGATCGATCGTCACACCAAG GTATCGTACCTCGGAGTGGATACGCTGATGAACCGCTGTCCGCCACTTGTAAAGGATATCTACTATGATTCTGAAAACGTGAGTCTACCATATACAGAAGCTGCCGCGGCGTACAAGAAGAAGACCTATCGCGGTAGCGTAGCAAACATGAC GGTACCTGAGGAGAAACAGATGATGTTTTTGCCTGGAATTttggaagaagaggaggaaccCACGATTATGACGCCTCGCACTTCCACCCTTAGTTTAGCGAATCCGAACGAAAGTCCAGTGTACGATAGGCG CCAGATCAGCGGGTCCCCTTCAACATCTGCGAAGATGGCTCGCAATTGTTCCGAAACGGTTGTGCATCTGGATGATCAAGCGCAACCGCCGGCTGCCACGGAGCAGCGACGGGTAATAGCCGAAGCCGTCAGGAAGTTCTCTTCTTTAACGAAGAGTTCAGCGAATCGCGCCGGGAAACCTTTTTACCCGGTTTTAACAAAACCATCCAGATCGGTGCTGAGTCCCTGGCCGAGTGCGACGAGTATCTCGTACCCCGTTCAGATTCCCACATCGGCTTTTATCGATACTGGAGGAGGCGTCTGGATGAAGGATTCGTTCAGGAGCTTATATCGTCGGCCCTCCCTAGAGGATTCCGAGGGACGACCTAGCATCTCATCGCAAGGTGAGGCAAACCAGGAAGGTGTCATGAACTCGGCGTTCACTAAGGAGAGGATGGACGATATATCGGATATCTGCGGCTGTGATGACACGGGAGAAGATGATGATGGCTCTGGCCCTTCACATTGGTCTCAATGTAGACAAGTTTCTTGTAAATCATCGACTCCAGAGACGATTGATATGTCTGTGATCGGAGGTGAGCCAAGTCATTCGAGCAACGAGAGATCTCCGAAGAAGTATCTAATGATCAAAAGACACCGATCAGCCAGCGATTCCAAGAAGAAGAAGGGTATTCACTGGCAGACAAAGTTATCCGGCAAATCATTGAAATTCCGCAGAAGAACCACCGACAGCATACCTACGGTGAGCGAGATCCTGAGTCAAACCTGGAGCTCGCCGAATCTGAAGGAGTTGGAGGAGCAGGCGAAGTCCGCGCAAAGTGCTAAAGTTAATCTTCCTTGCAAGCAAGAAGAAGATtctaagttataa